The window GCCGAAGAGTCTGGCTTCCCCTTCGATGGTGGCCTACATCATGAGCCAGAAATATGTCGAGGCGCTGCCGCTGTATCGCCAGGAGCAACAGTTTGCGCGTTTTGGGGTCACGTTGTCCCGGCAGACGCTTGCCAACTGGATGATCGAAGCCGCCAGCCGATGGCTGAAGCCGTTAGTTGATCGGATGCACACCCATCTCTTAAACGAGGACATGCTGCATGCCGACGAAACGACCCTGCAGGTGCTTCGGGAGCCGGGTCGATCGGCGGAATCGACCTCTTATCTCTGGCTGTATCGCACGGGAAGGGACCGACCGGCGATTATCCTGTACGATTACCAGCCGTCCCGAGGCGGCGAACATCCGCGAAACTTCCTGTCCGGATTCCATGGATACCTGCACGTTGATGGGTATCCAGGATACCATAAGGTGAAAGGTGTGACGCTCGTCGGGTGTTGGGCTCATGCCCGACGGAAGTTTGACGAGGCCCTGAAGGCGTTGCCTGATGGCAAACAGATGGCTGCGGTCGCTGCTCGAGAGGGTCTCGAGTTCTGCAACCGGTTATTTGCCATAGAGCGTAAGATCAAGGAGGCTTCACCCGAAGAACGTTTTGCCGTCCGTACGGAGCAAAGTCGCCCTGTATTGGATGCTTTTTCGGCATGGCTTCGTGCCCAGCGAAGCCGGGTGCTCCCGAAAAGCACGCTGGGACAGGCGATCGTCTATTGCCTGAATCAATGGGAAAAACTCGATGCGTTCCTAAAGGACGGACGGTTGGAATTGGACAACAATCGGAGCGAACGATCCATCAAGCCGTTTGTAATCGGACGCAAGAACTGGATGTTCAGCAA of the Ferviditalea candida genome contains:
- the tnpC gene encoding IS66 family transposase; this translates as MEKIVDKTPDTIEHWQERCLTLEQQNAELAAKVKWYEEQILLSRRKQYGASSERTHPDQLLLFNEPEAEADPAAEEPTVETITYQRKKQQGQRDAKIEHLPVETIDYELPEEERICPCCNGAMHAMSTEIRRELKIIPAQVKVVKHVRHVYSCRRCEREGIETPVITASMPKPMVPKSLASPSMVAYIMSQKYVEALPLYRQEQQFARFGVTLSRQTLANWMIEAASRWLKPLVDRMHTHLLNEDMLHADETTLQVLREPGRSAESTSYLWLYRTGRDRPAIILYDYQPSRGGEHPRNFLSGFHGYLHVDGYPGYHKVKGVTLVGCWAHARRKFDEALKALPDGKQMAAVAAREGLEFCNRLFAIERKIKEASPEERFAVRTEQSRPVLDAFSAWLRAQRSRVLPKSTLGQAIVYCLNQWEKLDAFLKDGRLELDNNRSERSIKPFVIGRKNWMFSNTPRGAKSSAMIYSIIETAKENGLNPYLYLTWIFEKLPQLADPQDPNALDNFLPWSSSIPENCRIVH